In the Flavobacterium sp. 90 genome, TGATGAAATTTCTAGTTATAAAACCACCCAATTCAGCAAAAGTATGTTGTTGCGGATTATTGGTAATGGTAAGAACAGGGCCAGTTTCTTCGGTTTTAAAATACGTATAGATTCCTTTGTCTTTTAGCATTTCAAAAACCTGAGCAAGACTTTGGTTTCTGTTAACTAGTATATTACCCAATTCTTCGTCAAGAGCATTTACTTTAAAAGGCAGTTTTAATTCTTTAATTCTTTTTTCGAAAAAAGTTTTAGGATTAAAATTTTCAACATTTGTTGTTGGGTTTGTTGCGACAAGATTCAGAACGTCATTTTTGTTTTGAACATCATCATCTTTTACGGCTTTTACTTTTTTGAAAGCATACATTGTGTCTTCGCAAGTTATTGTCGCGGTTGTTATATCTGACTGAACTCCTGTGATATAACCTCTAAAAGCTGGTTTGTAATTACCATCATATCCCAGAAATATCTCGATGAAGTTTTCGACTTTAAAGAAATCATGGATTGTTTTTTCTTCACCGCTTGCATTTGCAAATAAGTTTTGGTCGAATCCTTTCGTATCTGTATATACTTTTTTTGGCATTACAAGAGTTGCCGTATCGGTCAGGGATTTGTACGAACTGTTTATGTCTACATTTTTGACATAAGTAAATTCATAATATTTAGGAGTTGGAATAAGTCGTATCGTTTCGTAGACTTTGATTCTGGCATTTAGTTTAAGCATTGTCTCTGATTATTAGTTCTACAGTTTCGTCTGATGTGGCGCTTGCAGTAAATTTTTGAATGTTTTTTGTTCCCGAAATTGATGGAATAGAATAAGAGTCGATCACTAATTCGTAAATACCAAATCGATTTAAAATGGCGTGTGTTACTCTTAAAGAATAAGGCGCATTTAAGAATTGTTTCAATAAAAAAAGCTTTTCTTTTGGATATTCATCTCCGGTTTCATTCGCAATTAATCCTTCGATCGAAACGCTGAAATCACCATTTGTGA is a window encoding:
- a CDS encoding DUF6046 domain-containing protein, whose translation is MKFNFNVNEVLDTKDPEYTGINYNESESKDFIIDKTGGEFNLRVFAPLVFEPLVKSDLNLPSLRIDAVTVNLNRSKVIKKEGIEGRDSTIKEHITNGDFSVSIEGLIANETGDEYPKEKLFLLKQFLNAPYSLRVTHAILNRFGIYELVIDSYSIPSISGTKNIQKFTASATSDETVELIIRDNA